The Kineosporia corallincola genome segment CGAGCCGTCGGAAGAATCGGCCGATCCGCCGTCCGCGCCGGTGCCGGAGCCGGACGCCGCGCCCGACCCGGTGCCGGAATCAGAGCCGGTGCCCGACCCGGTGCCGGAATCAGAGCCGGTGCCCGAGCCCGAGCCAGAACCCGAGCCCGAGCCAGAACCCGAGCCCGAGCTGTTGCCCTGCCCGACCCCGGAACCCGAACCGGTCCCCTGACCCGCCGCCGAATCCGACGAGCCCGCACCGGAACCCGAGCCCGCACCGGAACCCGCACCCGTCCCGGAACCCGCACCCGATCCCGAACCCGCACCCGATCCCGAACCCGCACCGGAATCCGAACCCGAAGCCGCCCCGGAACCCGCTTCCGAACCCGATCCTGCCCCCTGCTGCCCGGAACCGCCGGCGCCCTTCTGCCCGCCCTCCTGAGCCTCGGCCCCGGAACCTGACTGCTGCCCGGATCCCTGCTCCCCGCGTCCCTCGTCGGCACCGGAAGCCGCCCCCGAACCAGCCCCCGAACCGGCTCCCGAACCCGAGGCCGCGCTCCGGTCGGCCACCCACCGGGACACCCCGACGGCGTCCTCCGGCATGATCAGCCGCCAGCCCGGCTGGATCAGCCGGGCCAGGTGCAGGGTGCGCCCGTCGGGCTGGATCCGGCCCTCGTTCAGCCGGTAGATCTCGTGGTAGCGCCGCCCGTCACCGAGATGGCGCTCGGCGATCTCCCAGAGGGTGTCGTGGTGCCGGCCGGTCGGCGTCTCCACGATGTAGACCTTGTGCCCGTCCAGAGCCAGCTCGTCGCGGCTGAGCTGCCCGCTGGACTCCCGCTCGGCCTGCGCCGCGGCCCGGCGCGCGGTCGCCGCCTCGGCCGCCGCCTGCCGCGCGGTGAGCTGCCGGTTGGTGGAGTGACCCACCGGTTCGGCCGCGGGCGCCGCGGTGTTGGCGTCGAACACGTAGAACGTGTCCGGGTCGGCCGATCCGGCCGCCGCGGCGGCGGACACCGAGGTGCCGGGCCGGACCGAGGCCAGGTCGGCGCGCGGCGCCGCCTGCGCCACCCCCATCTGCCCGGCCATCACGCCGACCAGCAGCATCGACCCGACCAGCCAGCGGGCCAGCCGCTGGCTCGGCCCGGACAACGGCACCGGCGCCGCCAGCACCCCGCCGCGCAGCGCGGCACCCAGCTCGACCAGCACGCAGACCACGAACTGGAGCCAGGCCAGCGCCGCGACCACGACCAGCACCGCCAGCACCTGGTTCATGCCCAGCGTGCCGGTCAGGCTGAGGGTGTCGGTCAGGCCGTCGTCCCGCAGAACCGGCGCGGCCAGCACGTACAGCCCGGCCGGCAGACCGGCAATCAGGCCGAGCAGTGCCAGTGCCGAGAACAGCGCGCCGATCCTCGATCGCCGTGGCGCGAACGGTGCCTGCTGCTGGAACCGGCCGGCGCCCGTCGTCGGCTGGTTCGCTGAATGCGCCGTCATGGCAAGCCCTCCCCGGTGATGCCCACCGCCGGCCTGGCCTGGCCCTGGGCGGTCACGGTGAAACTGTTGAAAAAGATCAGTGACAGCAGCGCGGTCTTCTGCTCGATCGTCGCCCGCACCGCCACGTGCCCGGTGTCGGCCGTGATGCTCACGCCGGACGCCGGATAGTCCCGGGCGGCCAGGAATCTCGCGGCCGCCGCCTGGGCCGCGTCCGGATCCACGAGGACCGTCCCGTCCGCGCGCAGGGTGTCCACCTGGATCTCCCGGGCTCCGGCACGCGCGGCCTGCTCCACGTCGTCCGTCACCCTCTGGCGCGCGTTGATCGCCAGCCCGCCGTCCACCACGAGACCGGCCAGGACCAGCAGAACCACCGCGAACGCCACCACGAAAACCGTTGCCTGGCCGGAGTCGTCACGCCGTCTCGTCACGGGTTGCCTCCGGTGCGCCGGTAGATGTCCAGCGGAGCCGAACTGCTGGCCCGCACCGATACCGAGCCCGGGAGCCCGAGCAGACCCAGATCGTCCACCGGAACCCGGCAGCTCAGTTCCGTCTCGATCGTGCCACCGGCCACGAAATCACCGCTCAGCCCGACCGTCTCGCACACCCAGCGGCCGCCCAGCGAGGCGTTCGCGGTGCGGGCGGCCGCCGCGGCCGCCGACCCCTGGTCACGTTCCAGCGACGCCGCGCGGACCGCGTCCCGGCTCGCCGCCTCCACATCGCCGCGCACCGCCACGTAGCGGCCGAACGCCACCACGAGCAGCATGAAGGCCACGAGAACCG includes the following:
- a CDS encoding pilus assembly protein TadG-related protein, which gives rise to MTRRRDDSGQATVFVVAFAVVLLVLAGLVVDGGLAINARQRVTDDVEQAARAGAREIQVDTLRADGTVLVDPDAAQAAAARFLAARDYPASGVSITADTGHVAVRATIEQKTALLSLIFFNSFTVTAQGQARPAVGITGEGLP
- a CDS encoding TadE/TadG family type IV pilus assembly protein; translated protein: MRNLRGTSGDTGAMSVEIVLITPVLVAFMLLVVAFGRYVAVRGDVEAASRDAVRAASLERDQGSAAAAAARTANASLGGRWVCETVGLSGDFVAGGTIETELSCRVPVDDLGLLGLPGSVSVRASSSAPLDIYRRTGGNP